One Pseudomonas brassicacearum genomic region harbors:
- the mlaD gene encoding outer membrane lipid asymmetry maintenance protein MlaD, with protein sequence MQNRTLEIGVGLFLLAGILALLLLALRVSGLAPTASTDTYKLYAYFDNIAGLTVRAKVTMAGVTIGKVTAIDLDRDSFTGRVTLQLEKRVDNLPTDSTASILTAGLLGEKYIGISVGGEDKLLKDGETIHDTQSSLVLEDLIGKFLLNTVSKDAK encoded by the coding sequence ATGCAAAACCGCACCCTGGAAATCGGTGTCGGCCTTTTCTTGCTGGCTGGCATCCTGGCTTTGCTGCTGCTGGCCCTGCGAGTCAGTGGCCTGGCGCCGACGGCAAGCACCGATACTTATAAACTTTATGCTTATTTTGACAATATCGCCGGTTTGACGGTCAGAGCCAAGGTGACCATGGCCGGTGTAACCATCGGCAAGGTCACGGCAATCGATCTGGACCGTGACAGTTTCACTGGTCGGGTGACGCTGCAGCTGGAAAAGCGCGTGGATAACCTGCCGACTGATTCCACTGCATCTATCCTCACGGCTGGGTTGCTGGGCGAGAAGTACATCGGTATCAGCGTGGGCGGGGAAGACAAACTGCTCAAGGATGGCGAGACCATCCACGATACGCAGTCTTCGCTGGTGCTCGAGGACCTGATCGGTAAATTCCTGCTCAATACCGTTAGCAAAGACGCCAAATGA
- a CDS encoding BolA family protein: protein MQAIEVKSFLEGKLPGTVIEVEGEGCNFQLNVISDELAALSPVKRQQSIYAHLNPWIADGSIHAVTMKFFSSAAWAERT from the coding sequence ATGCAGGCCATAGAAGTGAAGAGCTTCCTCGAAGGAAAGCTGCCCGGAACTGTCATTGAAGTTGAGGGCGAAGGCTGCAACTTTCAGCTGAACGTGATTAGCGATGAACTGGCGGCATTAAGCCCAGTCAAGCGTCAGCAGAGCATCTATGCCCATTTGAACCCGTGGATCGCCGATGGCAGCATCCATGCGGTCACTATGAAATTTTTCAGCAGCGCGGCCTGGGCCGAGCGCACCTGA
- a CDS encoding STAS domain-containing protein: protein MSESAVRLGEAGELMLSGVLDYRTGPALRKQGQALIRSAKAAELVIDCSGVEKSSSVGLSLLLCFMRDAKAAGKTWSIQGMPEDMREIAQVSELTELLVHP from the coding sequence GTGAGTGAGTCGGCCGTTCGTCTGGGTGAGGCCGGCGAGCTGATGCTCAGCGGCGTGCTGGACTATCGCACCGGCCCGGCCCTGCGCAAGCAGGGCCAGGCGCTGATCAGGTCCGCGAAAGCCGCCGAGCTGGTGATTGACTGCTCGGGCGTCGAGAAGTCCAGCAGTGTCGGTCTGTCGCTGCTGCTGTGCTTTATGCGTGACGCCAAGGCTGCCGGTAAAACGTGGAGCATCCAAGGGATGCCCGAAGACATGCGTGAGATAGCCCAGGTCAGCGAACTGACCGAGCTGCTTGTGCACCCCTGA
- a CDS encoding MlaC/ttg2D family ABC transporter substrate-binding protein, which produces MISILRRGLLVLLATLPLMANAVAAPSAHEIIQDTTNRLLADLAANKEKYKQDPGAFYDALNGIVGPVVDADGISKSIMTVKYSRKASPAQMTRFQENFKRSLMQFYGNALLEYNNQGITVSPAKDESGSRTSVDMQVKGSNGAVYPVSYTLENINGEWKVRNVIINGINIGKLFRDQFADAMQRNGNDLDKTINGWAGEVAKAKEVTEEAKEKQEQ; this is translated from the coding sequence ATGATCTCTATCTTGCGACGTGGCCTGTTGGTGTTGCTCGCGACGCTGCCGTTGATGGCTAACGCCGTGGCCGCGCCTTCGGCTCACGAAATCATCCAGGACACCACGAACCGGTTGCTGGCGGATCTTGCCGCCAATAAAGAGAAGTACAAGCAGGACCCTGGTGCGTTCTATGATGCGCTGAACGGTATCGTCGGCCCGGTGGTGGATGCCGACGGCATCTCCAAGAGCATCATGACCGTCAAGTACTCGCGCAAGGCTAGCCCTGCGCAGATGACCCGCTTCCAGGAAAACTTCAAGCGCAGCCTGATGCAGTTCTATGGCAATGCCTTGCTCGAGTACAACAACCAGGGCATCACCGTTTCGCCGGCCAAGGACGAAAGCGGCAGTCGTACCAGCGTCGACATGCAGGTCAAGGGCAGCAATGGCGCGGTCTATCCTGTGTCCTACACACTCGAGAACATCAACGGCGAGTGGAAAGTGCGCAACGTGATCATCAATGGCATCAACATCGGCAAGCTGTTCCGTGATCAGTTCGCCGACGCGATGCAGCGCAATGGCAATGATCTGGACAAGACCATCAACGGTTGGGCCGGTGAAGTGGCCAAGGCCAAGGAAGTGACCGAAGAAGCCAAAGAGAAGCAGGAACAATGA